The Lycium barbarum isolate Lr01 chromosome 10, ASM1917538v2, whole genome shotgun sequence genome includes a region encoding these proteins:
- the LOC132615164 gene encoding uncharacterized protein LOC132615164 produces the protein MKFTTKTKENNNNNTNNSSISKESWGMGFFFIFFPEEDDNNINNNNNNNNIHNKKHNFSLSSSSSSYSPSFKSINTILKRSNSSHLISKAQSTISICALLIFITLLLFTLSTFEPTNTIHYHKQKHPLPTRPGSTRPVSSRPVLFPHALQGMGSLYRRGTRAMQDVIVAHVTESVTVKELKYFLRLVHRTGSTCKSDIVFIFSSRTTSFDNVIVAENNSFLKILKNYTSNFDPASSDPTRFDPTRFVVSGLKEKESGEPIWGRKIRSSNNNTNGNNVTELTRDESTRLSYGSVVGFDVGELDSENSLSGFLEHVPMSLRRWACYPMLLGRVRRNYKHVMLVDVKEFIVLGDSLSQLKNRSPESVILTTIPSKRKNSEKRQINSGIVFGGARGVRRLANAVLTEVVRVIIMQHKKRNLVSESVLFNQLVGNEFILKNVNLVVYGESIHELSSLTGLLNSKSGSNSFNISKFPIIRRGNSNLDVSYVFKKYLCSSSLDSIAYSDC, from the coding sequence ATGAAATTCACAACAAAAACCaaagaaaacaataacaacaacaccaacaatagcAGCATTAGTAAAGAAAGTTGGGGTATGGGttttttcttcatatttttcCCCGAAGAAGAtgataacaatatcaacaacaacaacaacaacaacaatattcacaacAAAAAACACAACTTTTCTttgtcttcatcatcatcatcatattctcCATCATTTAAATCCATTAACACAATCCTCAAGCGTTCCAATTCATCTCATCTTATCTCCAAAGCACAATCAACAATTTCAATTTGCGCACTTTTAATATTCATCACACTTCTCCTCTTCACTCTCTCTACTTTTGAACCCACAAATACCATACATTATCACAAACAAAAACACCCACTTCCGACCCGACCCGGCTCTACCCGACCCGTTTCTTCCCGACCCGTTTTATTCCCACATGCATTGCAAGGAATGGGTTCGTTGTATAGAAGAGGAACAAGAGCCATGCAAGACGTCATTGTCGCACACGTGACCGAATCTGTAACGGTAAAAGAACTGAAGTACTTCCTTCGTTTGGTGCACAGAACTGGATCCACTTGTAAATCCGACATTGTATTTATATTTTCATCAAGAACCACCTCGTTCGACAACGTCATTGTCGCAGAGAACAATTCTTTCTTGAAGATCCTCAAGAATTATACCTCGAATTTCGACCCGGCCAGTTCCGACCCGACCCGGTTTGACCCGACCCGGTTTGTGGTTTCGGGTCTGAAAGAGAAGGAAAGTGGAGAACCAATATGGGGTAGGAAAATTCGGAGCAGTAATAACAACACTAATGGGAACAACGTGACTGAGTTGACTCGTGATGAGTCAACTCGGTTGAGTTATGGCTCGGTGGTGGGTTTTGATGTAGGCGAACTCGATAGCGAGAACTCGTTATCGGGTTTTTTAGAACATGTTCCAATGAGTTTGAGAAGATGGGCTTGTTACCCGATGTTATTGGGCCGGGTACGAAGGAATTACAAGCACGTAATGTTAGTGGACGTAAAGGAATTTATCGTACTTGGTGACTCACTGAGTCAACTCAAGAATCGTAGTCCTGAATCCGTTATATTAACAACAATTCCTAGTAAGAGAAAGAATTCCGAGAAAAGACAAATTAACTCGGGCATTGTTTTTGGTGGGGCTCGAGGTGTACGTAGACTCGCAAACGCGGTGTTAACTGAGGTTGTTCGGGTTATAATAATGCAGCATAAAAAGAgaaacttggtatcagagtcgGTACTGTTTAATCAACTTGTTGGGAATGAGTTCATATTGAAGAATGTGAATTTGGTAGTATATGGTGAGTCAATTCATGAGCTGAGTTCACTCACTGGGTTATTGAACTCGAAATCGGGTTCTAATTCGTTTAATATTTCGAAATTTCCAATTATTAGGCGTGGAAATAGTAATTTAGATGTTAGTTATGTTTTTAAGAAGTATTTGTGTTCTTCTTCTTTGGATTCTATAGCTTATAGTGATTGTTAG